The following coding sequences lie in one Armatimonadota bacterium genomic window:
- a CDS encoding IclR family transcriptional regulator, with amino-acid sequence MSGPIQSADRALRILQVVADHRQPLSLLEVSQLVGLHASTTYRLLATLRDRGFVEQESAGGRYRVGIQAFRVGSAFLAAADLRDRLRPVLATLAAHSRETANLVILHETEAVYIDHIVGVNIAKLFTQIGQRVPLHCTAVGKVLLAYAPDPEGLLRRLRLRRFTPYTMTTATALRRALATVRAAGCAVDREEHELGVACVAGPVWDAAGRVVAAVGISGPSARVLPRLAQMQRHVRAAATAASRLMGASAAVARPGGAEALGEGGGQDGRQMTRRHPHG; translated from the coding sequence ATGAGCGGACCGATCCAGTCGGCCGACCGCGCCCTGCGCATTCTGCAGGTGGTGGCCGACCACCGGCAGCCCCTGAGCCTGCTGGAGGTCAGCCAGCTTGTCGGCCTGCATGCCAGCACCACCTATCGCCTGCTGGCTACGCTGCGTGATCGCGGCTTCGTGGAGCAGGAGAGCGCAGGCGGTCGCTACCGCGTGGGCATCCAGGCCTTCCGCGTGGGAAGCGCCTTCCTGGCCGCGGCAGACCTGCGGGACCGGCTGCGCCCCGTGCTGGCCACCCTGGCGGCGCACTCGCGGGAGACGGCCAACCTGGTCATCCTCCACGAGACCGAGGCGGTCTACATCGATCACATCGTCGGCGTGAACATCGCCAAGCTGTTCACGCAGATTGGGCAGCGCGTACCGCTACACTGCACCGCGGTGGGGAAGGTGTTGTTGGCCTATGCGCCCGATCCTGAGGGGCTGCTGCGGCGGCTGCGCCTGCGCCGGTTCACCCCGTACACCATGACCACAGCCACGGCGCTGCGGCGGGCCCTGGCCACAGTGCGCGCCGCCGGGTGCGCAGTGGACCGGGAAGAGCACGAGCTGGGGGTGGCCTGCGTGGCCGGCCCGGTGTGGGATGCCGCCGGCCGGGTCGTCGCGGCCGTGGGCATCTCCGGGCCGAGCGCACGGGTCCTGCCACGCCTGGCCCAGATGCAGCGCCACGTCCGGGCTGCGGCGACGGCGGCCAGCCGCCTGATGGGCGCGTCCGCCGCCGTGGCGCGCCCGGGCGGCGCGGAGGCCCTAGGTGAAGGGGGTGGGCAGGATGGGAGACAGATGACGCGCCGTCATCCGCACGGTTGA